In one window of Gossypium hirsutum isolate 1008001.06 chromosome A01, Gossypium_hirsutum_v2.1, whole genome shotgun sequence DNA:
- the LOC107901734 gene encoding cysteine-rich receptor-like protein kinase 10: MQFLISFKLNFLVFSSLLSSIYANFADEQRYNICTNAANYTNGSLYSRNINATLFSLTNASLTGFATNTIGLDPDTVFGLVQCRPDVAGNDCRACINTASDEITQFCPNKKQAMIGYDNCSLRYSDFRFFSMATNDPIVYYKNTMNVNDSNLFDKQLASLFQNLSVSAAANDTKFAVGAIGYSLFSDIYGMVQCSRDLPENDCLSCLQAIIGFIPQCCDKKQGARIFTMSCSLRFELYAFFQTSSPPILGMLSPPPPLPVSTDEPSSVPTSSDGKRSGLKPLVIVVVSMASVSLLVILVVGCCYFWRKAKNTAAETQADYEKTMESLLIGLDTLKTATANFSDENKLGQGGFGPVYKGKLFDGREIAVKRLSSNSGQGLAELKTEVMLVAKLLHRNLVKLLGFCLEEEEKLLVYEYLPNGSLDKILFDQGKRLRLGWERRYKIIVGIARGLLYLREDSQLRIIHRDLKASNILLDEQMNPKISDFGLAKLFGESETQGNTNRIAGTYGYMAPEYAKHGLFSIKADVYSFGVLVLEIVTGQKNSSFRNLTNLLSHAWLHWNNGTAEELIDPILNDP; encoded by the exons ATGCAATTTCTCATCTCATTTAAACTaaatttccttgtattttcttcacttctttcttcaatctacgCCAATTTTGCCGATGAACAAAGGTATAACATCTGTACCAACGCAGCTAATTACACCAACGGATCCTTATACAGCCGAAACATAAACGCCACTCTATTTTCCCTCACAAATGCTTCCCTCACTGGCTTTGCCACCAACACGATCGGCCTCGACCCTGATACCGTCTTCGGACTCGTCCAATGCCGACCCGACGTTGCCGGAAATGATTGCCGAGCATGTATCAACACTGCATCTGATGAAATCACTCAGTTTTGTCCCAACAAGAAACAAGCTATGATCGGATATGATAATTGCTCGTTACGGTATTCGGATTTTCGATTCTTTTCGATGGCAACTAATGATCCGATCGTTTACTATAAAAACACAATGAACGTAAATGATTCTAATCTTTTTGACAAACAATTGGCGAGCTTGTTTCAAAATTTATCAGTATCTGCGGCAGCTAATGATACAAAATTTGCTGTGGGTGCTATTGGTTACTCGTTGTTTAGTGATATTTATGGTATGGTTCAGTGTAGTAGAGATTTGCCTGAAAATGATTGCTTGAGTTGTTTGCAAGCGATCATTGGGTTTATACCACAATGTTGTGATAAAAAACAAGGTGCTCGGATTTTTACAATGAGTTGTAGTCTTAGGTTTGAGTTATATGCATTTTTTCAGACGTCGTCCCCGCCGATTTTGGGGATGTTGTCTCCGCCACCACCGCTGCCTGTCTCTACTGATGAGCCAAGTTCGGTTCCAACCAGTTCTGATG GAAAGAGAAGTGGTTTGAAACCTTTAGTTATTGTGGTTGTATCCATGGCGTCGGTTTCATTGCTGGTGATACTCGTAGTTGGTTGTTGCTACTTTTGGAGAAAGGCCAAGAACACTGCAGCTG AAACACAAGCCGATTACGAGAAAACCATGGAATCTCTCTTGATTGGGCTCGACACTCTTAAAACCGCAACGGCGAACTTCTCCGATGAAAACAAACTCGGCCAAGGCGGTTTCGGTCCGGTTTACAAg gGAAAACTATTTGATGGGCGAGAAATTGCGGTAAAAAGGCTATCGAGCAACTCTGGACAAGGTCTCGCAGAGCTTAAAACGGAGGTAATGTTGGTGGCAAAATTGCTGCACCGAAATTTGGTAAAGCTGTTGGGCTTTTGTTTGGAAGAAGAAGAGAAGCTTCTTGTTTATGAATACCTACCCAATGGAAGCTTGGACAAGATTTTATTTG ATCAGGGCAAAAGGTTGAGACTAGGATGGGAAAGAAGGTACAAAATAATTGTTGGGATTGCAAGAGGGCTACTTTATCTGCGTGAAGATTCTCAATTGAGGATTATACACAGGGATTTAAAAGCTAGTAATATTTTGTTAGATGAGCAAATGAATCCTAAAATTTCTGATTTCGGTTTAGCAAAACTGTTCGGTGAAAGTGAAACTCAAGGGAATACGAATCGGATTGCTGGAACTTA TGGGTATATGGCTCCGGAATATGCTAAGCACGGATTATTTTCAATCAAAGCTGATGTGTATAGCTTTGGAGTGTTAGTTCTGGAAATCGTAACCGGTCAAAAAAATTCTTCCTTCCGCAATTTAACCAACCTTCTAAGCCAC
- the LOC107901733 gene encoding histone-lysine N-methyltransferase ATXR2, protein MELICPIDQRCSLQIAALLRPPSPPIVQEYLDQLISKRKCQGIKVKQNGDFGKGVFAETDFEEEQLIFKDEMLVGVQHPSNKIDCLVCSYCFKFIGSIEKQIGRKLYLKTLGIGNSSHNGCQRNSSDDEEDDHYVQNHHSSEDGASSSSGSTIPLPMMAVESLMNGELALPYSNKFPLPSVVSCLGGCEEAFYCSKSCAETDWESSHYLLCTGEKSESHSRKALLKFIQHANETNDIFLLAAKAISFTILRYRKLKASHMSEQEKPASSILGADLSLLLEAWKPISIGHKRRWWDCIALPDDIDASDEATFRREIQELAFTSLQLLKEAIFDKECELLFSLEIYGHIIGMFELNNLDLVVASPVEDYFLYIDDLPYPEKKEAEKITQPYLDALGEDYSNCCQGTAFFPLQSCMNHSCCPNAKAFKREEDRDGQATIIALRPICNGEEVTISYIDEDLPFEERQALLADYGFRCRCPRCLDEEP, encoded by the exons ATGGAACTCATTTGCCCTATCGATCAACGCTGCTCTCTTCAAATCGCCGCCCTTCTCCGGCCGCCGTCTCCTCCCATCGTCCAG GAGTATTTGGACCAGCTTATCTCGAAACGCAAGTGCCAAGGCATCAAAGTGAAACAAAACGGCGACTTCGGAAAAG GTGTGTTTGCCGAAACTGATTTTGAAGAAGAACAACTTATTTTTAAGGATGAAATGCTTGTTGGGGTCCAGCACCCTTCAAACAAG ATTGATTGTTTAGTTTGTAGTTATTGTTTCAAATTTATTGGATCAATAGAGAAACAAATAGGGCGAAAACTGTATCTGAaaacactaggaataggaaattctTCACATAATGGATGTCAAAGAAATTCATCTGATGATGAAGAAGACGACCATTATGTTCAAAATCACCATAGTTCTGAAGATGGAGCTTCTAGCAGTTCTGGTAGTACTATTCCTTTGCCTATGATGGCTGTCGAGTCGTTAATGAATGGTGAATTAGCGTTGCCTTACTCCAACAAGTTTCCCTTACCTTCTGTTGTTTCATGCCTCGGCGGATGTGAAGAAGCTTTTTATTGTAG TAAATCATGCGCAGAGACTGATTGGGAATCGTCTCATTACTTACTTTGTACTGGGGAGAAATCAGAGTCTCATTCTAGAAAGGCACTTTTAAAATTCATACAACATGCCAATG AAACAAATGATATTTTCCTCCTAGCTGCCAAG GCAATTTCTTTCACCATATTAAGGTATAGGAAGTTGAAAGCATCTCATATGAGCGAACAAGAGAAGCCTGCATCTAGTATATTAGGAGCTGATCTATCCTTACTTTTGGAGGCCTGGAAGCCAATATCAATTGGACATAAGAGAAG GTGGTGGGACTGTATTGCCTTGCCGGATGACATTGATGCATCGGATGAAGCCACATTTAGGAGGGAAATACAGGAGCTTGCATTCACA TCACTTCAGCTCCTCAAGGAAGCCATTTTTGACAAGGAATGTGAGCTAT TATTCTCCCTTGAAATCTATGGGCATATTATCGGCATGTTCGAGCTCAATAATCT TGATCTGGTTGTAGCGTCTCCGGTGGAAGATTACTTTTTGTACATTGATGATCTTCCATATCCTGAAAAG AAAGAAGCTGAGAAAATTACACAACCATATTTAGATGCACTTGGTGAGGATTATTCCAATTGTTGCCAAG gtacTGCATTCTTTCCTTTGCAAAGCTGCATGAACCATTCTTGTTGTCCTAATGCAAAAGCATTCAAAAGAGAAGAG GATAGAGATGGCCAAGCGACAATTATTGCCCTCCGGCCTATTTGCAATGGAGAGGAG GTGACCATTTCATACATAGACGAGGACCTTCCATTTGAAGAGAGACAAGCATTGCTTGCGGATTACGGTTTTAGATGCAGGTGCCCTAGGTGTTTAGATGAAGAACCCTAG
- the LOC121232073 gene encoding SPX and EXS domain-containing protein 1 isoform X1: MFGGQVAAPINSPHLRRSGSRAVVSDLGAELGNGVENSYVHPLELNGSKNASIPLVTAAIVPSPTLLWRFKVLLFLLWGFICGKTGWQSVMRMSADLRDLFLYEAFLYYNPLLLVTTMVWLWGINLWVFSRSNINYAKIFDLDQNHLTHREIWKCATWMTIVVPTSMTAYLYLYSNGEVSLAASQPVLLYFAVVMLLIFPFDIFYFSSRYYLLRALWRIVLPFQAITFPDFFLADILTSMAKVFSDIERSVCRMVHRQVATIAWFEADSVCGSHSVAIPLVLVLPYLFRFFQCLRQYRDIGERSALLNALKYSTAVPVIFLSALKYHVLPESWTNFYRPLWLLSSVLNSLYSFYWDVARDWDFSSFARMFKFNKSHLYSHLLHGRTWVYFWVIGSNLILRCTWTYKLSAHLRNNYLTVFTIAALEIFRRFQWIFFRVENEWNKINSRPNMQVSMNDPSDDEVKLLSSSAGGYNV; encoded by the exons ATGTTCGGAGGTCAGGTTGCTGCTCCCATCAATAGTCCGCATTTAAGGAGGTCCGGTAGCCGAGCAGTGGTATCTGATCTAG GTGCCGAATTGGGAAATGGTGTGGAGAACAGTTACGTGCATCCCTTGGAGTTGAATGGATCAAAGAATGCAAGTATACCATTGGTTACTGCTGCAATTGTGCCTTCGCCTACATTATTATGGAGATTCAAG GTACTATTGTTCTTACTCTGGGGTTTCATCTGTGGGAAG ACTGGATGGCAATCCGTAATGAGAATGAGTGCAGACTTACGGGACCTATTTCTATATGAAGCATTTTTGTATTATAACCCTCTTCTTCTGGtg ACTACAATGGTATGGCTTTGGGGAATCAATTTATGGGTCTTTTCTCGGTCAAATATCAATTATGCCAAAATTTTTGATCTCGATCAGAATCATCTCACTCATAGAGAAATATGGAAG TGCGCTACATGGATGACTATAGTTGTTCCAACCAGTATGACAGCATATCTTTATCTCTACTCTAATGGAGAAGTATCATTGGCTGCCTCCCAACCA GTGCTTCTATATTTTGCAGTCGTGATGCTTTTAATATTcccttttgacattttttatttttcatcccGATACTACTTGCTAAGGGCTCTTTGGCGAATAGTTCTTCCATTTCAG GCGATAACTTTTCCCGACTTCTTCTTGGCTGATATTTTGACCTCCATGGCAAAG GTGTTTTCTGATATAGAGCGATCCGTCTGTAGAATGGTCCATCGACAG GTTGCCAccattgcatggtttgaagctgATTCTGTTTGTGGCAGTCACTCTGTTGCAATCCCTTTAGTTCTTGTTTTGCCTTATCTTTTCCGATTTTTCCAATGTCTTCGACAATATAGGGATATCGGTGAAAGATCAGCACTTTTAAATG CGTTAAAATATTCGACAGCAGTACCTGTGATTTTCCTTTCTGCCCTTAAATACCATGTCTTACCCGAAAGCTGGACTAATTTTTATCGCCCACTCTGGCTTCTTTCAAGTGTTTTGAACTCATTGTACTCTTTTTATTGGGACGTAGCACGAGATTGGGATTTCAG CAGCTTTGCTCGTATGTTCAAGTTCAATAAATCACATCTCTACTCGCACCTTTTACATGGACGAACATGG GTATACTTTTGGGTGATCGGAAGCAACTTGATCCTACGATGCACGTGGACATACAAACTGTCGGCACATCTCCGTAATAACTACCTTACGGTGTTCACCATTGCTGCCTTGGAGATATTCCGGCGATTCCAATGGATTTTCTTCCGCGTTGAAAACGAGTGGAATAAAATCAACTCCAGGCCAAATATGCAGGTCTCCATGAATGATCCAAGCGATGATGAAGTCAAATTACTTTCTTCTTCAGCTGGTGGTTACAATGTATAA
- the LOC121232073 gene encoding SPX and EXS domain-containing protein 1 isoform X2 yields the protein MFGGQVAAPINSPHLRRSGSRAVVSDLGAELGNGVENSYVHPLELNGSKNASIPLVTAAIVPSPTLLWRFKVLLFLLWGFICGKTGWQSVMRMSADLRDLFLYEAFLYYNPLLLVTTMVWLWGINLWVFSRSNINYAKIFDLDQNHLTHREIWKCATWMTIVVPTSMTAYLYLYSNGEVSLAASQPVLLYFAVVMLLIFPFDIFYFSSRYYLLRALWRIVLPFQAITFPDFFLADILTSMAKVFSDIERSVCRMVHRQVATIAWFEADSVCGSHSVAIPLVLVLPYLFRFFQCLRQYRDIGERSALLNALKYSTAVPVIFLSALKYHVLPESWTNFYRPLWLLSSVLNSLYSFYWDVARDWDFSFARMFKFNKSHLYSHLLHGRTWVYFWVIGSNLILRCTWTYKLSAHLRNNYLTVFTIAALEIFRRFQWIFFRVENEWNKINSRPNMQVSMNDPSDDEVKLLSSSAGGYNV from the exons ATGTTCGGAGGTCAGGTTGCTGCTCCCATCAATAGTCCGCATTTAAGGAGGTCCGGTAGCCGAGCAGTGGTATCTGATCTAG GTGCCGAATTGGGAAATGGTGTGGAGAACAGTTACGTGCATCCCTTGGAGTTGAATGGATCAAAGAATGCAAGTATACCATTGGTTACTGCTGCAATTGTGCCTTCGCCTACATTATTATGGAGATTCAAG GTACTATTGTTCTTACTCTGGGGTTTCATCTGTGGGAAG ACTGGATGGCAATCCGTAATGAGAATGAGTGCAGACTTACGGGACCTATTTCTATATGAAGCATTTTTGTATTATAACCCTCTTCTTCTGGtg ACTACAATGGTATGGCTTTGGGGAATCAATTTATGGGTCTTTTCTCGGTCAAATATCAATTATGCCAAAATTTTTGATCTCGATCAGAATCATCTCACTCATAGAGAAATATGGAAG TGCGCTACATGGATGACTATAGTTGTTCCAACCAGTATGACAGCATATCTTTATCTCTACTCTAATGGAGAAGTATCATTGGCTGCCTCCCAACCA GTGCTTCTATATTTTGCAGTCGTGATGCTTTTAATATTcccttttgacattttttatttttcatcccGATACTACTTGCTAAGGGCTCTTTGGCGAATAGTTCTTCCATTTCAG GCGATAACTTTTCCCGACTTCTTCTTGGCTGATATTTTGACCTCCATGGCAAAG GTGTTTTCTGATATAGAGCGATCCGTCTGTAGAATGGTCCATCGACAG GTTGCCAccattgcatggtttgaagctgATTCTGTTTGTGGCAGTCACTCTGTTGCAATCCCTTTAGTTCTTGTTTTGCCTTATCTTTTCCGATTTTTCCAATGTCTTCGACAATATAGGGATATCGGTGAAAGATCAGCACTTTTAAATG CGTTAAAATATTCGACAGCAGTACCTGTGATTTTCCTTTCTGCCCTTAAATACCATGTCTTACCCGAAAGCTGGACTAATTTTTATCGCCCACTCTGGCTTCTTTCAAGTGTTTTGAACTCATTGTACTCTTTTTATTGGGACGTAGCACGAGATTGGGATTTCAG CTTTGCTCGTATGTTCAAGTTCAATAAATCACATCTCTACTCGCACCTTTTACATGGACGAACATGG GTATACTTTTGGGTGATCGGAAGCAACTTGATCCTACGATGCACGTGGACATACAAACTGTCGGCACATCTCCGTAATAACTACCTTACGGTGTTCACCATTGCTGCCTTGGAGATATTCCGGCGATTCCAATGGATTTTCTTCCGCGTTGAAAACGAGTGGAATAAAATCAACTCCAGGCCAAATATGCAGGTCTCCATGAATGATCCAAGCGATGATGAAGTCAAATTACTTTCTTCTTCAGCTGGTGGTTACAATGTATAA
- the LOC121232073 gene encoding SPX and EXS domain-containing protein 1 isoform X3, whose product MRMSADLRDLFLYEAFLYYNPLLLVTTMVWLWGINLWVFSRSNINYAKIFDLDQNHLTHREIWKCATWMTIVVPTSMTAYLYLYSNGEVSLAASQPVLLYFAVVMLLIFPFDIFYFSSRYYLLRALWRIVLPFQAITFPDFFLADILTSMAKVFSDIERSVCRMVHRQVATIAWFEADSVCGSHSVAIPLVLVLPYLFRFFQCLRQYRDIGERSALLNALKYSTAVPVIFLSALKYHVLPESWTNFYRPLWLLSSVLNSLYSFYWDVARDWDFSSFARMFKFNKSHLYSHLLHGRTWVYFWVIGSNLILRCTWTYKLSAHLRNNYLTVFTIAALEIFRRFQWIFFRVENEWNKINSRPNMQVSMNDPSDDEVKLLSSSAGGYNV is encoded by the exons ATGAGAATGAGTGCAGACTTACGGGACCTATTTCTATATGAAGCATTTTTGTATTATAACCCTCTTCTTCTGGtg ACTACAATGGTATGGCTTTGGGGAATCAATTTATGGGTCTTTTCTCGGTCAAATATCAATTATGCCAAAATTTTTGATCTCGATCAGAATCATCTCACTCATAGAGAAATATGGAAG TGCGCTACATGGATGACTATAGTTGTTCCAACCAGTATGACAGCATATCTTTATCTCTACTCTAATGGAGAAGTATCATTGGCTGCCTCCCAACCA GTGCTTCTATATTTTGCAGTCGTGATGCTTTTAATATTcccttttgacattttttatttttcatcccGATACTACTTGCTAAGGGCTCTTTGGCGAATAGTTCTTCCATTTCAG GCGATAACTTTTCCCGACTTCTTCTTGGCTGATATTTTGACCTCCATGGCAAAG GTGTTTTCTGATATAGAGCGATCCGTCTGTAGAATGGTCCATCGACAG GTTGCCAccattgcatggtttgaagctgATTCTGTTTGTGGCAGTCACTCTGTTGCAATCCCTTTAGTTCTTGTTTTGCCTTATCTTTTCCGATTTTTCCAATGTCTTCGACAATATAGGGATATCGGTGAAAGATCAGCACTTTTAAATG CGTTAAAATATTCGACAGCAGTACCTGTGATTTTCCTTTCTGCCCTTAAATACCATGTCTTACCCGAAAGCTGGACTAATTTTTATCGCCCACTCTGGCTTCTTTCAAGTGTTTTGAACTCATTGTACTCTTTTTATTGGGACGTAGCACGAGATTGGGATTTCAG CAGCTTTGCTCGTATGTTCAAGTTCAATAAATCACATCTCTACTCGCACCTTTTACATGGACGAACATGG GTATACTTTTGGGTGATCGGAAGCAACTTGATCCTACGATGCACGTGGACATACAAACTGTCGGCACATCTCCGTAATAACTACCTTACGGTGTTCACCATTGCTGCCTTGGAGATATTCCGGCGATTCCAATGGATTTTCTTCCGCGTTGAAAACGAGTGGAATAAAATCAACTCCAGGCCAAATATGCAGGTCTCCATGAATGATCCAAGCGATGATGAAGTCAAATTACTTTCTTCTTCAGCTGGTGGTTACAATGTATAA
- the LOC121232075 gene encoding transcription factor ILR3, with the protein MELDPSENSNWLLDYGIPDFPPPAAAFAWPCQSTLNAPSNVSATVDCSFADSDCLKDVVSRKRLKSESCGGSGSKACREKLRRDRLNDRFLELGAVLEPERPMKADKVAILSDAVRMVRQLRSEAQRLKESNEELQAKIKELKAEKNELRDEKQRLKAEKEQLEQQVKAMSAQPGFLTQPPSISAALAAQRQAAGNKLMPVMGFPSLAMWQFMPPAAVDTSQDHVLRPPVA; encoded by the exons ATGGAATTGGACCCCTCTGAAAACTCCAACTGGCTCCTTGATTATGGCATACCTGATTTCCCGCCTCCAGCTGCCGCCTTCGCATGGCCTTGTCAATCTACTCTCAATGCTCCATCTAATGTCAG TGCTACAGTTGATTGCTCCTTTGCTGATTCAGATTGCTTGAAGGATGTTGTCTCTAGGAAAAG GTTGAAATCGGAATCATGCGGTGGATCCGGATCGAAAGCATGCCGGGAGAAATTGCGGAGGGATAGATTGAATGATAG GTTCTTGGAACTGGGTGCCGTTTTGGAGCCTGAAAGGCCAATGAAAGCAGATAAGGTTGCTATTTTGAGTGATGCTGTAAGAATGGTGCGTCAGTTACGCAGTGAAGCTCAAAGATTGAAAGAATCTAATGAGGAGTTGCAAGCAAAAATTAAAGAGCTGAAG GCTGAGAAGAACGAGCTTCGCGACGAGAAGCAGAGGCTGAAAGCAGAGAAGGAGCAATTGGAGCAGCAGGTCAAAGCCATGAGTGCACAGCCAGGCTTCTTGACGCAGCCCCCTTCAATATCTGCTGCATTAGCTGCTCAAAGGCAAGCTGCTGGAAACAAGTTGATGCCTGTCATGGGATTTCCAAGTCTCGCCATGTGGCAATTCATGCCACCTGCTGCAGTCGATACATCACAGGATCACGTTCTTCGCCCTCCAGTCGCATAA
- the LOC107928792 gene encoding LOW QUALITY PROTEIN: pentatricopeptide repeat-containing protein At5g13270, chloroplastic (The sequence of the model RefSeq protein was modified relative to this genomic sequence to represent the inferred CDS: deleted 2 bases in 1 codon), with the protein MASSSLPPSVPSQTAAAARFARIPSSVSLKSTSSSFKIPMANQQGQLENLHLVSLSKQGKLKEARDFLKQMDEAGVLVNPHSYESLLEACGKMASLSDGKLIHRRLGNPSRYLENCVLKMYCACESFRDAEKLFDEMLEKDVASWGILISGYSEKGRLKEAFRLCTRMIELGIGLNSTVFTNLLKSLSDPSVLEIGEQLHSLVIRTGLSTNVSVITAISNMYVKCRQLQRAKLVFDQMVETNAVAWTGLMMGYTRAGKQKDALALFIRMLKEGVEMDQFVFSITLKACSGLEYLNLGRQIHGYIVKLGLESDVSVGTPVVDLYIKCSCFDSARRAFKRISEPNDASWSAIITGYCQIGEFEKSLQIFRSLRLKDMAMNSFIYTSITQACSALADYNMGAQAHADAIKRGLVSYVHGESAMITFYSKCGRLDYANQAFESIDEPDTVAWTAIICGHAYHGNASEALKLFRRMQSSTARPNEVTFIGVLTACSHSGLVTEAELYLESMSGEYGVDPTIDHYCCMVDAYARAGLLQEAYELVTNMPFEPDAMSWKCLLGGCWIHRNLELGEIAAENLLQLDPDDTAGYILMFNLYGSHGKWDEAARVRSVMGARKLKKELSCSWITVKGKVHRFVVGDKHHPRTDDIYRKLKELNGSVTDVESVHLTEEDVSFGLPERKQLLMEHSERLAVAFGLILVPNNVPIVIFKNLRACKHCHDFAKHVSMVTGRRITIRDSCRFHHFHLGKCSCDDYW; encoded by the exons ATGGCCAGCTCTTCCTTGCCGCCTTCCGTTCCTTCGCAAACAGCAGCAGCAGCTCGCTTTGCTCGAATACCTTCATCGGTATCTCTCAAAAGCACCTCTTCTTCATTTAAAATCCCCATGGCCAAC CAGCAGGGTCAGCTCGAGAACCTGCACTTGGTTTCATTGTCTAAGCAAGGGAAACTCAAAGAGGCTCGTGATTTCCTCAAACAAATGGACGAAGCCGGCGTTCTCGTCAACCCCCATTCCTACGAATCACTTCTCGAAGCCTGCGGCAAAATGGCTTCTTTATCGGACGGCAAATTGATTCACCGGCGTTTGGGGAACCCATCTAGGTACCTCGAGAATTGTGTTTTGAAGATGTATTGTGCCTGTGAGAGCTTTCGGGATGCCGAGAAACTGTTCGatgaaatgcttgaaaaagatgtGGCGTCTTGGGGTATACTTATTTCTGGTTACTCAGAGAAAGGAAGGTTAAAGGAAGCTTTTCGGCTATGTACTCGAATGATTGAGTTGGGAATTGGATTGAATTCCACCGTTTTCACCAACCTCTTGAAGAGTCTATCAGATCCTTCTGTGTTGGAGATTGGGGAACAGCTTCATTCTCTCGTTATAAGAACTGGGTTAAGCACCAATGTTTCTGTGATCACAGCAATCTCCAATATGTACGTGAAATGCAGGCAGCTACAAAGGGCTAAGCTCGTTTTCGATCAAATGGTCGAAACAAACGCCGTGGCTTGGACAGGATTGATGATGGGATACACCCGAGCTGGCAAACAGAAAGATGCATTGGCATTGTTTATTAGAATGTTAAAGGAAGGTGTCGAAATGGACCAGTTCGTGTTTTCAATCACTCTCAAAGCGTGTTCCGGGTTGGAGTATCTGAACTTAGGGAGGCAAATCCATGGTTACATTGTTAAACTCGGGTTGGAATCCGATGTTTCTGTGGGAACTCCTGTTGTCGATCTATACATCAAATGCTCGTGTTTTGATTCGGCTCGTCGTGCTTTCAAGAGGATATCCGAACCGAATGATGCTTCATGGAGTGCTATAATAACTGGCTATTgccaaattggtgaatttgagaAATCATTGCAGATTTTTAGGTCATTAAGGCTCAAAGATATGGCTatgaattcatttatatatactaGCATAACCCAAGCATGTTCAGCTCTTGCAGATTATAACATGGGAGCTCAAGCTCATGCAGATGCAATAAAAAGGGGTTTAGTTTCATATGTTCATGGAGAGAGTGCAATGATTACTTTCTATTCGAAATGTGGTAGGTTGGATTATGCGAATCAAGCCTTCGAGTCTATAGATGAACCCGATACCGTGGCTTGGACTGCGATAATATGCGGTCATGCTTATCACGGCAATGCTTCCGAAGCCTTAAAGCTTTTCAGGAGGATGCAGAGCTCAACCGCAAGGCCGAATGAAGTTACCTTCATTGGTGTTTTAACCGCTTGTAGTCATTCTGGTTTGGTTACGGAAGCTGAGCTTTATTTAGAGTCAATGAGCGGTGAATATGGTGTGGATCCGACTATTGATCATTATTGTTGTATGGTTGATGCATACGCTCGTGCTGGGTTGCTTCAGGAGGCATATGAATTGGTTACGAATATGCCCTTTGAACCTGATGCAATGAGCTGGAAATGCTTGTTGGGTGGGTGTTGGATCCACCGGAATCTCGAACTTGGGGAAATCGCAGCCGAAAATCTACTTCAGCTGGATCCTGATGATACTGCAGGTTACATTTTGATGTTTAACCTATATGGTTCACACGGAAAATGGGACGAAGCAGCTCGTGTACGAAGTGTGATGGGTGCAAGAAAGTTGAAAAAGGAACTTAGTTGTAGCTGGATTACTGTTAAGGGTAAGGTACATCGGTTCGTAGTGGGCGATAAACACCATCCTCGGACCGATGACATTTACAgaaagttgaaagaattaaacGGTTCAGTTACGGATGTCGAAAGCGTCCATCTAACCGAAGAGGATGTGTCATTTGGTTTGCCCGAACGGAAACAGCTGCTAATGGAGCATAGCGAGAGACTTGCCGTAGCATTTGGGCTCATATTGGTACCAAACAATGTTCCAATCGTCATTTTCAAGAATCTCCGGGCATGTAAACACTGCCACGATTTTGCAAAACATGTATCGATGGTTACGGGACGCCGAATCACCATTAGAGATTCATGCAGGTTCCATCACTTCCACTTGGGGAAATGCTCTTGCGATGACTATTGGTGA